Part of the Triticum aestivum cultivar Chinese Spring chromosome 4D, IWGSC CS RefSeq v2.1, whole genome shotgun sequence genome is shown below.
TTTTGGGCATAAAGATTCCATTGACCCGTCAAAAGGGGTCCCAACCCCTGGGGATAGGGTAATACATCTAAGAAATTATTCCATGGAACGTACTCCCCCTGGATGCGGGAATAGCAACATGAACTAAATGTCTTGTCCAAGCCAAAGAACTTACCCCGAATAGTCCTGACAAATGATGATTGAGACGAGATTCCGCGTTTTTGAACCACGAAAGGCTTGGTTTCCATTTGGGTTGTAGATGTAACCAACCCGCTATTAAGGACATCGTAGAAAGAAATAATAGAAAAAGAGCTCCAGTATAAAGATCCTCATTGGTGCGTAATCCTATTGTATACCACCACTGATAAACTCCAGAATAAGCAATATTCATTGGACCAGGAGCACCTCCTTGATTAAAGGCTTCCAAAGCGGGTTGACCAAAATGAGGATCCCAAATCGCATGAGCAATAGGTCTTACGTGTAAAGGATCCTGTATCCATGATTCAAAATTTCCTTGCCAAGCTACATGAAACAGATTTTCGGACGTCCATAGAAAGATTATTGCTAATTGCCCAAAGTGAGAAGCAAAAATGTTCTGATAAAGACGTTCTTCAGTAATATCATCATGACTTTCAAAATCATGTGCGGTAGCAATACCAAACAAAATACGACGAGTAGTGGGGTCCTGAGCTAAGCCTTGGCTAAACCTGGGAAATCTTAATTCCATAATGCCTTTCAAATCCTCCTAGCCACTATCCTACTGCAATAATTCTCGCTAAGAAGAATGCCCATGTCGTGGCAATTCCACCCAGAAGGTAATGGGTTACTCCTTGTATAATGCTCAAGGCTCTAGGCTGAGTAGCAGGAGCAACTTTTAATTTGTTATGAGCCCAAACGATAGATTCAATGAGTTCTTGCCAATAACCACGACCGCTGAATAAAAACATTAAACTGAAGGCCCAGACAAAATGAGCACCTAAGAAAAAAAAGACCATATGCAGATAATGAAGAACCATAAGACTGAATGACTTGCGATGCCTGTGCCCACAAGAAATCTCGAAGCCACCCAATAATCATAATGGAACTCTGTGCAAAGTTTCCCCCTATAATATGAGTTACCACCCCTTGATCACTTATAGTACCCCAAACATCCGACCGCATTTTCCAACTGAAATGGAAAATGACTACCAAAATTGCATTGTACATCCAGAATAAACCTAAGAAAACATGATCCCGGGCGGATACTTGACATGTTCCCCCTCGGCCAGGCCCATCGCAAGGAAAGCGAAAACCTAGATTTGCTTTATCGGGTATCAAACGGGAACTCCGAGCAAATAAAACACCTTTCAAAAGTATTAATACAGTCACATGTATGGTAAATGCATGAATGTGATGGACTAAAAAATCTGCGGTTCCTAATGGAATAGGTAACAAAGCCACCTTGCCACCTACTGCTACTAACTCGCCACCTCCCCACGTTAAGCTagtacttgttgttgcaccaggagCTGTTACGCCAAGCGCAGTAGCATGGATATTTTGTACCCATTGAGAAAAGATAGGTTGTAATTGTATGGCAGTATCCGAAAACATATCTCGTGGACAGCCTAAAGCACTCATGGTATCATTATGAATGTACAAGCCAAAACTGTGAAAACCTAGAAATATACATACCCAGTTAAGGTGGGATATGATTGCATCGCGGTGTCTAAGGACGCAATCTAATAGATCATTTGTATCGAGTAGTTGGATCATACTCTCTTACCATAAAAATTGTTGCATGTGCAGCAGCACCGACTATTAGAAATCCGCCAATCCACATGTGGTGTGTGAACAAGGAAAGTTGTGTACCATAGTCAGTAGCTAGGTATGGATAGGGAGGCAGAGAATACATATGATGAGCTACAACAATGGTTGTAGAGCCTAGCATAGCTAGGTTAAGAGATAACTGAGCACGCCATGACGTTGTTAAGATTTCATAAAGAACCTTATGGCCTTGTCCTGTAAATGGGCCCTCGTGAGCCTCCAAAATATCTTTAAGTCCATGGCCAATACCCCAATTGGtcctatacatatgacctgcgattAGGAAAAGAATAGCAATAGCTAAATGATGGTGCGCAATATCGGTCAGCCAGAGACCACCGGTTACTGGATCTAGTCCTTCACGAAAAGTCAGAAATTCTGCGTATTTGGACCAATTTAAAGTGAAAAAGGGGTTGCTCCTTCAGCAAAACTAGGATAAAGTTGAGCCAAAATGTCCCGATTCAAGATAAATTCATGAGGAAGTGGTATCTCTTTAGGATCCACCCCAGCGTCAAGAAATTGGTTAATTGGTAAAGATACATGAATTTGGTGCCCCGCCCAAGAAAGAGACCCAAGTCCTAATAATCCCGCTAAGTGGTGATTCAACATGGATTCTACATCTTGCAACCAGGCCAATTTGGGAGCGGCGTTGTGATAATGGAACCAACTAGCAAAAAGCATTAACGCTGCAAAAATCAATGCACCAATTGCAGTACAATAGAATTGTAATTCACTAGTTATTCCAGATGCTCGCCAAAGCTGAAAAAACCAGAGGTTATTTGGATTCCTCGGAAACCCCCGCCTACATCACCATTCAATATTTCTTGCCCTACTATAGGCCAAACTACCTGAGCACTGGGTCCAATGTGAGTAGGATCACTTAGCCATGCTTCATAATTGGAAAAACGGGCGCCATGAAAGTACATGAGACTCAACCAAAGAAAGATAATGGAAAGTTCCCCGAAATGAGCACTAAAGACTTTTCGAGAAATCTCCTCCAAATCACTAGTATGACTATCGAAATCGTGAGCATCAGCATGTAGGTTCCAGATCCAAGTGGTAGTATCAGGGCCCTTAGCTAGTGTTCTTGAGAAATGGCCGGGTCTGGCCCATTCCTCAAAAGTTGTTTTTACAGGATCCCTATCCACAACAATTTTTACTTCTGGTTCCGGCGAACGAATAATCATTAAGTCCTCCTCTTTCCGGACAAGACATACAAAGAGACCCACCAACTGTCTTTTTAGTGAATCTTTGAAAGATATATATTTTGAAAGATAGATTTTGAACAATAGATATTGTGATTAGTTCTTTTCTTTACTATCTACCATCCTTCTATTTTTTTTAGTTATTCACTGGAGCAATTATATATTGAAGTCAATTTGAGGCAAGTGTTCGGGTCTATTATGACATAAAGATTAGGTGCCTAACGGACATTGTTTATCTTGAAAAACAAATATTTCTCGACGTAAGAaaaaaatcttttttatttttaatttaagAAACTAGTGTATTTTTTTGAGGGCATAAGCTCCTATCTATATCTACTTTCCTTGAGCATAATATAGGGTTTTTTATTTGATTCTAAATTCCAAGATAACTCATTAGAATTATTAATAAGATGGTCCTAATATGTTAGCAATATTTAGATTGCCCCCGCTTTTTATTCACTTTATTACTTCTATTCTAGACCCTATCCCTATGGTTTATTCTTATGAAATATCATATAAAATAGAAGGTATAAGAAATGGATATAATGAAATTCTTGATTCGATCTTACGAACTAATTTATTTGATTAATGGATCAAAAACCAAACCACCCATTTTATGAAAAAGAAGGAGCATGGTCTTCTTCAAATTCAAAGCGCTTCGTAATCTTCAACCAGTTCTATGCTTCAATATAATTTCCTGGAGTAAGCGCTATAGCTTGTTTCCAATATTCAGCAGCTTGATCAAACCAAGCTTTCGCAATTTCTGAATCACCCTGTAGAATGGCCTGTTCTCCTCGGTCCGAATAGGAATTTCCTTCCCTAAGAACCATACTTGAAAGTTTCCTACCTCATACGGCTCAGAAATTGCTATCTGAATTTCCCCTATCTTAACTGAATTCGATTTATCAAAAATCGATCCAATTTGTTCTTGGGTTAAGCAGAAGAAATTAATTACCTAAGTTTCAAACCCTAATTTTTATCAATATTCAGTTTGATCTTTTTTCCCACCTTCAGAAGAATGAAGCATAGATAGATATAGAGCCTTCGTTCAAATTTTCTGAAAGGTAACTATCCCGGTTTCATATATGAAATCTCTATAGAATCCTTGAAAAAGACTTTTTTCCATAAGAAAGAAAAATTAACTTAGTATCTTTGGGATCTGATACTACACCGCTGCTTAATCCCTTAGTGGATCGGCTCTATTACATAAGCGGATTCCTAAATTTTGCCCCATATCATGGGATAAGTAAGCAGTTTTTTTGATTGACCTCCTCCAGACTAGAGAGGAGGTCAAATTGAAATTGGAGTTACAATTCaattttgttaagttattttaCTCTGCTTCTACATAAAATAGATGGAATCACGCTCTATAGGATTTTAACCTACGACATCGGGTTTTGGAGACCCCCGTTCTACCGAACTGAACTAAGAGCGCTTTCATTCATTCAAAAAGATTTTTTTTCTATTCCTAATGTATCTCACGTACGTATAGTTTCCACAAATTCAAGTTATACCCACTTTACTTTAATTGATCTCGTCGCTACTGCCTATATAGAAGAAAGAAGTAATAGGTAGGGATGACAGGATTTGAACCTGTGACATTTTGTACCCAAAACAAACGCGCTACCAAGCTGCGCTACATCCCTTTTCCAAATTAAATTATTGTACAATGCCATTGTACACAATTCTTGTCTTCTTTTCCACATCataattttcttcttctttctttctctatcTATATATAGAACCCTCGTGTCATTTCTTCTTTTTGGTCTCATATAATTAAGGAATTATATACATATAAAATCCAATATAATTTCGCCTATAAAAGAAGGATTACTTTTCCTTGGTAAAATATAGGAAGAAGGAGTCATCTTTTTCTTTTTCAGGGATAGGAAAATTTCGTTGATATGGTTCATTTTATATATAGCATAACAATCTTGGGCAAGAGTTTATGATCATATATgtattccaacaaggaaggaggattTTCAATGCGGGATATAAAAACATATCTCTCTGTAGCACCCGTGctaagtactctatggtttggtgCTTTAGCAGGTTTATTGATAGAAATTAATCGTTTATTCCCAGATGCTTTGTCATTCCCTTTTTTTAATTCTAGTTATTGCTATGGGAGGGATAGATTTCTTCGTGATATGACAAAATTTGATCCTTGTCAATCTTTTTTTAGTATcagaaggaaaaagaaagaaaagatggATTGGGTTGAACCTCGGAGTCATTAAAAATTTGGTAAACCCCATTTTTTTATAGAAATTCAATTTAAAGGGGTACCCAAGCTAAATAAGGCCTCAGAAATCAGAGCATAGAAAAGGCGTGGCTGGCTAATTAAATGAAAGGATTTCGAACCAAAATCTTTGCTAATTCGACAAGGATTGTATTCTTTAATTATTTCTCTATTTTTTATTACTTAATTTAAGAATAAAAAAATTATTCTAATgaattttattcttcttcttcggaTTCAAAATAGAAGAATAAAAGAATAAGTAGAAGAATTAAGTTAAGTCAATCCAAAAAGAAAAGGAGGTTCATGGCCCAGGGAAAAGATGTTAGAATCAGAGTTATTTTGGAATGCATCAGTTGTGTTCGAAAAGGTGCCAATGAGGAACCGACAGGGATTTCTAGATATAGTACTCAAAAGAATCGCCACAATACACCCGGACAATTAGAATTCAAAAACATTTGTCGTTATTGTCGCAAGCATACGACTCATCACGAAATAAAGAAATAGGAACATCGTGTGTTCGATCTTTCCAAACAACAGAACAAGTAAGAAGTTCATATTTAATATATAAAGAGAACATAGTATAGAATAGAAAATACAAATCAACTCATTTGATTTCCGGTAGATATTATTTCATATGTATAAAGGGTATTCATATACTATAATATGAATCAAATAAGATATGGATCAAAGAAAAACTACTTCTGGCCTAAATTAATAAAATAAAGAagtgaattttcaaattttaaATAATGAATAAATCATGTATACATCTAAACAACCTTTTCTTAAACCTAGGCAACCCTTTAGTAAATCCAAGCAAACTTTTAATAAATCCAAGCAACCCTTTCGTAAATCCAAGCAAACTTTTCGTAAATTCAAGCAACCTTTTCGTAAATCTAAACAACCTTTTCGTAGGCGTCCCCGGATTGGCCCAGGAGATCGAATTGATTATAGAAACATGAGTTTAATTAATAGATTTATTAGTGAACAAGGAAAAATATTATCGAGACAAATAAATAGATTAACCTTGAAGCAACAACGATTAATTACTCTTGCTATAAAACATGCTCGTATTTTATCTTTCTTACCGTTTCGTAACTATGAGAGCGAAAAGCAATTTCAAGCCCAGTCAATTTCAATAATTACAGGTTCTAGACCCAGAAAAAATAGACATATTCCTCAATTAACGCAAAAGTACAATTCCAATCGAAACTTAAGAAACAACAACCAAAATTTAAGAAACAACAACCGGAACTTAAGTTCCGATTGTTGATGTTTTATTCAAATTCGAAAGGGCCAGACCTATATATATTATAAAGAAAGTAATCCAACTCGTTGATTCCTACCACTTAATCTTAATTTATTGTATCTTCCCGGAGTTCCCTCTCCGGGAATTCATCTTTTATTATTCCAGTATATTACTTTATTTATACCTTTAATTGATGATCTTTATTTTATTGGAAATCGTGTAAAGATTATTTGGATTTGATACAGCTACTTGTGCAAACATTTTACGATTAAGAATCAATTTCTTCTTGTACATGTTGTGTATTAATTTACTATAACTATCAAATACTTTATATACCCGCGTAGCTGCATTTATCTGAGTGATCCACAAATGACGAAAATCCCTCTTTTGCCT
Proteins encoded:
- the LOC123099472 gene encoding 30S ribosomal protein S18, chloroplastic-like; the protein is MYTSKQPFLKPRQPFSKSKQTFNKSKQPFRKSKQTFRKFKQPFRKSKQPFRRRPRIGPGDRIDYRNMSLINRFISEQGKILSRQINRLTLKQQRLITLAIKHARILSFLPFRNYESEKQFQAQSISIITGSRPRKNRHIPQLTQKYNSNRNLRNNNQNLRNNNRNLSSDC